From the Lathyrus oleraceus cultivar Zhongwan6 chromosome 3, CAAS_Psat_ZW6_1.0, whole genome shotgun sequence genome, the window ATCACAAAGGTATTTTCACATATGCACGGCGAAATACGCGGTTAGTTATGAAATAAAATGACGAATACCTTTGGAAGTGAAAGCTCTCACAAATCAACGGCGGTGAATCAACGGCGGTGAAGCTCTCGCAAATCCACGACAGTTCTGTAAGTCGGTTGCAAATCAAACTTGAACCGAGGAAAACTTGTTACGACGAATCCCAGAAACGTCACCGTCGGATGAAGAAAGATCCTGTTCGTGACACTCGAAGGGTGATGGCCCCAGTGGTTTTGTTAACTTTGAGCAAGACACCATCAAAGATCTGTCTCACGCAAAAGCCTTAAGCTTGGCTTCACGCTTCAAGCTAATCAACTTCTTTGGCTGGTTCCTGTTCCTGCTTCTTCACTAAAGCTTATTCCTCGTTCCTTTTCTGCTTCTTCAAAACAGATTTAGGAACCACGGTTTTCACTTCCTCTTTGGCCCTTTCTTCTTCTGCTATGAATGTAGATGGCGGAGGAATGGTGTGGTTTAGCGGTAGTTGTTGAGTTGTGAAGATTAAGGGAGGTAAGTAGATCGATGGAGCGGAGTTTGGGTGGATAATGGAGAGAGGTTTGGTTTAACGGCGTTGGGTGGCGGTGGAAGTAGTGACGAGGGTTAGTGTGGTTGTGAGAGAGGATGAAGGGTTGAGTTTTAACGGTGGTAGTGAGGTCGCGATTTTGACGGAGGATTTGGATGAAGGTGGAGATGGAGGTCGCGATTGGGGTTTCGATGATGAGTGGATGACGAATCGAGGATCAATGAAGGATGGGTGTGTAGTTAGCGGTGGTGAAACGGTGGTGGATGAAGGGATTTACGGTGATGTGCGGCGGCGGTTTATTTGATGGTGGTGATGGAGGTACGGTGGAGTAGGGTTTGGTGTTTGTGATGATGGGGGTTGTAGTTGGAGGCggaaggaagaagatgatgaCGGCGATTGAGGGTTTTCGTGAGGAATTTAATGGAGTGTGTGAGCAAAGAGGGAATTGTGTGGAGTCGTGAGAGAAAAGGTAGTGGGGACTCTGAGTATTTTTTGGTAGGTTGTTAGGTGAGGGTAGGTATAATGGTAGGGGGACGCGTGGCAAAGGAGAGAGAGGGTAATATTGAAAGTgacgtgtgtgtgtgtgtgacCGTTAGAGAGAGTGAGGGAGAAACGTGAGAGTTTGTTGATAGTGGGGAGGATTGTGAGTATTCCGGTTTTCCTTCCaatttctttttcctttttctttctattttcttttgaaaacaagtattatttatttatttttaaaatatattcATTAAAATTTCTCAAACTTTAATTTAATTTAGATAGTAATGAAAAAACTCTCTAATATGTACattaaaataaagaaataaaagaTTTGATTGTAGTTACCAGTCGGGTGTAAATTTGTTCGAAAAATTAATTTGaacacactaaaatgatcagtacaaaatatacttattgaaaaatAAAGTGTTTTCTTCgaattctgaaataaatttgcaccgATTAAGAGGCTTAGGCGGGTCAAGATATAACCGAAACAGTCACTGCTGATTTTGCctgttcttgagaaatgattcaactgattggtctgtattttcaataaattcattttgactgacattttaggtattattcatgatggaatgtatgtcatgttatgcatatgatgcaaaaaataaaaaatgaaatcatttctatgaaaatttaaatatgtccagacaaaattggggtatgacatatAGCCAAGAAAGTTTTTCCATAGATCGACCTGTAGTTCTATGTGTCGACCGGTAGCAAGAAATTTTTtccataggtcgacctatagTTCTATGTGTCGACTTGTACTGctatttttcacaaaaaataatttttcatgcatgtttgatgcATGAGACCTTTCACCCATTGTTTCCAAATACTTgtatgcttcctaatgctaagataCACATGGAGATTAAGAGGATATCGTCCAATATACATTTACTcaagtatcctagttttgacatcatacaaaacacatctAACAGAAGTTGTactcaccccccccccccttcgCAGGTGTCGCCTGTTTTAGGATCGAGATCAAGGACGTGATGGGTCATCATGAGGGGGAAGAATTCACATTGGACCAAACATTCACCTAAAGGTCAAAGATTCACccaaacaagtgagagagacaccacatattcacccaaaatcttaaggtaATAGGTGTATGGGTCCTCTTATTTATAAAGTGCTCAACCTTCACTTTTCTAAGCAATATGAGACTTAGAACTCACACTTGTTTGTCAATAATTTATCTCTTAAGTGTGAGTTCATCCACTATGCTCCCCCTCAAGCGGAAGCTCTTTCATCCACATGCTTGTACTGGCGTTGAGAGACACTTTTATCTCGTCATGGGCACTTCAACGGAACACAGACCCTGACCACCATGTCAGGAAGACTTTTGACACAAAGAGCTGGTCCCTTATTCAAATCGagctctgataccactgatgGGTCATCACGAGGGGGAAACATTCACATTGGGTAAAAATTTCACCTAAATATCAAAGACTCATCCAAACAAATGAGAGaacaccacatattcacccaaaaaCATAAGGTGATAGGCGTATGAGTATTCTTACTTATAAACTGCTCAACCTCCACTTTTCTAAGTAATGTGGGACTTAGGACTCACATTTGTTTCTCAAAACAACTCACACTGAGCGTAAGCGGCGCTAGTGGCGGCTTGTAAGCGGCACTTGAGAACTTATTCGAATTTTGCAACGCATTAAGTGAAGTGTTGCAATACTTTGTAATATTTTGTGTGAAGTGTTACAACATTTGGTTAAAATGTGTGTTTCATCAAGGGTCGTAGTCTTGTAAAACATCACCATTTAACCTATAAATAAGATATTTCTGATTTAGAAAAAATATAACATATATAACTCTCCTCTTCAGTGTAAATTTCATATTTTTGTTTTTCTACTTAtgagtttttatttattttgtagAAACTCGAATATCAATTGAATTATCCTAGATATTCCTGCACATAGATTCTAAAACATTTATAGAGTACTTGAAATACTATTAAAAAAGTGATTACATGCCCAATTCTAACCTCGATTAATTTACATGAACTTACTATAGTATTTGAATAAACAAACAAGGTCTCAACATCTTTTTTCATGTGACACAACAAAACAAACCAATCCAGCAAAGTAGAACTGGTTCTCCAAAACACCATTCCCATTATTATATTTACAAATGGAAAACTCATTTATTTTGATGCACTAGAACGGATCACTATTGACTCCCACATACCTCCAACAGATATTTTGTCAGATTTTTCACCAGCTCATCCATCCTCATGCTGTCTTCTTCATCCATCTGCATCAAGGCTTTAGCAATTAAGAATTTCACTTCCTCCCAACATTACAATTAGAAAAGTACAAGCAAACAAAGATTTGTTAAAAGGAATATTACTTTTAACATTTCTCTTACATATATGCTTTTCTTAATAATGAGACAATAATTACTACAACTCATACTCAACATAATTAAAGTAGGTAGCTTCATACCTGAGCAAAAATGTTAATTACAAGAACTGAAGGACCAAATGGCAATATGCTACTACTGGTTATAGTGAGATTGAACTTTTCAAGCAATTCATGTATTTTGAGCACTATGTCCTTTTTCTTCTCACAATGAATTCTAACCAGTACTTCCTTTTTCATGACTCTAGCTTCAACCTCAAGCAGTGATTCTGAGTACTTCCTTTTATTTGATGAAGCTTGAGATTTCCACTTGAATATTTCTGGATTTACTGtattatctttttttttattattctCCAATTCTTTAATTCTTTTCTGAAGCTGTTTTGTGTAACTCACAGCTTCACTAAGTACATAGCACTTGTCCATCTATAGTTAAAAATTCAAAATATCAgtcataaaaaattaattaacCTTTAATATTCAGTTATAATAGATTACAACATGTTTGTATAAGGCAACAAATCTAATTAATTCCATAATAATACAGCATTAAACAATAATTCTCTATGTAACAAAAAAAACCATGATAAGTATATATAAGTCAATGAAAAGCATAGGTGTATTATGATTGATACAAGACAAATGCAATAAAGCCTATACCTTTCATTTCATCTAACAGTGTTTTTTTTTGGAATAAGTTCATCTGACATGTTAGTTTATAATATATTATCTTGATTTTTATTTATTGGAAAATGACAGATGAATTATTGAAATCCCCACTTTATGCTAGAAATATTTATCTAAAATATTATGAGTACATCTGAGATGATTAATTAATTAACAATTTGTTTATTTAAGTTTATTTACAGACATAAACAAGTTTATAGAAATGGTTCTCACATgcatgtatatatatataaaattgtttttaacttattttaataataactttttaaagataaataaaaataaaaataaaaatttagcTTTCATATAATGTTTAATTTTTTTAACTGCAAGAAAATTTGAATGAAGAAGCTAACCTTTTTCAAGCCAGGTATCATAGCTGAAAGTGTTATAATACTCTCAGTCAATTCCCTTCTCCTTTTCCTCTCAGCCATCAAGTGATCTTGCACTGTCTCACAAGAACTTCTAACCCTCTTTGTTGCTTCCTTCGTCTTTTTTTCATCTTTCTTCGCACTCTTTCTTTTATGTGACATTGGTTCGATAATCGGTTCAATACTTGAATTACCAAAAGATAAAAGATATGTAGCTGGAGAACCAGCACATGATCTTTCCAAAGAAATTATCGAGTTTGAACTAAAACTTTTGTGGATTGCTTCAATATTCTCGTGATCAAAGGACAGAATACTATTTGTGGGACTTGTAACACCACCTTCCATATTAATATTTCCTGCAGAAATTGAACTATTGTTTTGGGTTTCATTGGAACAAAGATAAGAAAAAGGTTCACATTCTGGTTTCTCAAGGATGATATCTTTGAGAAACTCTTGCTCATCAAATGAGTTAGTACTTTGATTCATCACTTCATCTTCCATTTCCTATGGAAAAAATATATACCAAGTACTATCAGTATTCAATTATATAAAGTTTGTGAAATCATAAACTATGAAATTTAATTTACCATATAAGAAATCAGATTCTCCAATGATTCCTCCATTTTTATGCACACTGAAAGAGTACATCTAGCGGTGCAACTTATATAGTGAAATTATAAGGCAATTCTTGTGTCCACTTAATTCACGTTTTAGATGGAGTGGTCATGACCATacatattttttatattataaaGTCGATATTTTCGATACACAATTATAATGATTAATTTCGACTATAAAACATGGTAAAATTCTCATTCAAAAAAATTTAATATTGCTTTATAAACATGACAACAATATCGGTGCCGTGGATACTGTCCAAATCCGTCAATTTGACCGAAAAATCTGTTTTGATTAGACTCACGTTTGAATTTTAGTGTTTtctaattttaaaatattattatagGATGGGTAATAGTTAGTAGGGATGTTCATGGGTGTGGATCGACCAACGAATTCATTGACCTAAACTGAACCAATCTATCAATTTTTCAAACTCATTTATTCACGGGTATATCCAACCCAACCCATAACAAATCGTATAGTTTTGGTTTGgataacaaaaaaaattaatattGCTTTATAAACATGACAACAATGTCGGTAGCGTGGATACTGCTCAAACCCATCAATTTGACGGAAAAATCTGTTTTGACTAAACTCACATTTGAATTTTAGTGTTTtctaattttaaaatattattatagGATGGGTAATAGTTAGTAGGGATGTTCATGGATGTGGATCGACCAACGAACTCGTTGACCTAAACTGAACTACCTATAAATTATTCAAATTCATTTATTTACGGGTATATCCAACCAAACCCATAACAAATCGTATAGTTTTCGTTCGGATAACAAAAAAATTTAATATTGCTTTATAAGCATGACAACAATGTCAGTACCGTGGATAGTGCCCAAACCCGTCAATTTGACGGAAAAATCTGTTTTGACTAAACTCACATTTGAATTTTAGTGTTTTCTAATTTTAAAATATCATTATAGGATGAGTAATAGTTAGTAGGGATGTTCATGGGTGTGGATCGACCAACGAACTCGTTGACCTAAACTGAACCAACCTATAAATTATTCAAACTCATTTATTCACGGGTATATCCAATCCAACCCATAACAAATCATATAGTTTTGGTTTGGATATTGAATTTGAATTTTGCAACTCACGAGTCCGTTGACCCAACTCATTGATGTgctttattttttattatttttattattatttgaagtaaaaatataaaattaatatctcaTTAATAATCATAATTTTTCCAATTTTTTTATACTCCACCAATAATACTAGAAGATCAATGAGTTTACGCCATTGTAAGATTAAACATTATTTCTTATACTCTTTTGTATCATTTTCTAACTTATGTATTTTATGGAAATAAGGTGTCTTgatgaattttatattattatcAAGTGTTATGTCatgttgatgaattttattatatattatatgatgTGTTTCATCGAATTTGAGTATTATAAATGAGTATGATTGTATTGAGttgtattatatttttttaaaccgacaaaaagaatcataaaaaaatattttttattaaaaatacaATCTGCAAACCCAATCCAACTCAACCCATAAATGAACGGATCGATTACGGTTGGTTTTGACAATGAAATTGTGGGTTGGAGGAAGAACACAATTCATTGATGTTTGAACGAGTTGGATAACGGGTTGGGCCAAACACCCATCCCGTATACACCCCTAAACATTAGCATTTATCCTAAATTTGTTCCTGAAATGCCTcattaataatttaaaatatttaattttaccaatttaaaatatttaattttgatattttaaaatattaattgTTTGATTAACATATTAATATTTGAATTGTATTCcattatttaaaatatttgagatatatatatttaaagtttaaaaaaattattttaatttattatttttaatgttCGTTTATGAGTTTATGAAAATGAACTATTTCAATTTTCAAAAAGTTATTATGATCGGAGATATCTAAATTCGTTTGAGAtagattttagttcaattatttattttgtttagGTTTGGGGTGAGAAATAGATATTCAATTAAAATCTGATTTTGTACGAAAAAGATATAACGTGTCTCAGTCGCATCATATTGTTATGCTTATTCCTGTGTATTTAGGATTGAGTTGATTCTCGTCCCACCCAATTACTATAACTATTGTTGAGTAACTAGGAGTCACTTGGAACTCAAAGACTTATCCTCATAGTAAGAGGTATGGGTGTTCGCAGTGTAgtttggagctcaagatgttcttgattTCATCAACGACGGTTACGTTCAGGTTGAACTTCCAAAAAATGCAACAGATGCGCAGAGAAATACTCAGCGTgatctgaggaagaaggatcaaAAGGCTATGTTttacatccatcagtgtgtggatgcGAATGTGTTTGAGAAAATCATTGATTCAACAACGGTGAAGGTTGCATGGGACACACTGTTGCGATGCTATAGTGGTGATACATCAGTGAAaaaggtgaagcttcagtctctacgtaagcagtatgagaatctcaacatgaagaacaatgagaaggtacctgactacatctctagagtgattctgatcacaaatgagatgaagtcgtatggagaaactctttctgaagaaagtatcattgagaaagt encodes:
- the LOC127126920 gene encoding transcription factor bHLH18, yielding MEESLENLISYMEMEDEVMNQSTNSFDEQEFLKDIILEKPECEPFSYLCSNETQNNSSISAGNINMEGGVTSPTNSILSFDHENIEAIHKSFSSNSIISLERSCAGSPATYLLSFGNSSIEPIIEPMSHKRKSAKKDEKKTKEATKRVRSSCETVQDHLMAERKRRRELTESIITLSAMIPGLKKMDKCYVLSEAVSYTKQLQKRIKELENNKKKDNTVNPEIFKWKSQASSNKRKYSESLLEVEARVMKKEVLVRIHCEKKKDIVLKIHELLEKFNLTITSSSILPFGPSVLVINIFAQMDEEDSMRMDELVKNLTKYLLEVCGSQ